A window of the Cucurbita pepo subsp. pepo cultivar mu-cu-16 chromosome LG01, ASM280686v2, whole genome shotgun sequence genome harbors these coding sequences:
- the LOC111782218 gene encoding probable aquaporin PIP1-4, whose translation MEGKEEDVRLGANKFNERQPIGTAAQSQDDGKDYKEPPPAPLFEPGELTSWSFYRAGIAEFFATFLFLYITVLTVMGVVRSNEANGNTCKTVGIQGIAWAFGGMIFALVYCTAGISGGHINPAVTFGLFLARKLSLTRAIFYMVMQCLGAICGAGVVKGFQPKPYDRLGGGANVVSKGYTKGDGLGAEIVGTFILVYTVFSATDAKRSARDSHVPILAPLPIGFAVFLVHLATIPITGTGINPARSLGAAIIYNNEKAWDDHWIFWVGPFIGAGLAALYHQVVIRAIPFKSK comes from the exons ATGGagggaaaggaagaagatgtaCGATTGGGAGCCAACAAGTTCAACGAGAGGCAGCCCATTGGAACGGCGGCGCAGAGCCAAGACGATGGCAAAGACTACAAGGAGCCACCGCCGGCGCCGTTATTCGAGCCAGGGGAGCTGACCTCGTGGTCGTTTTACAGAGCTGGAATCGCGGAGTTCTTCGCGACTTTCCTCTTCCTTTACATAACCGTTTTGACGGTCATGGGCGTGGTTCGGTCCAATGAAGCCAACGGCAACACGTGTAAGACCGTTGGAATTCAGGGCATTGCTTGGGCTTTTGGTGGTATGATTTTTGCGTTGGTTTACTGCACCGCTGGGATCTCCGGTGGCCACATCAACCCGGCGGTGACTTTTGGGCTGTTTCTGGCGAGGAAACTGTCGTTGACCAGGGCCATTTTCTATATGGTGATGCAGTGCCTTGGCGCCATCTGCGGCGCGGGTGTTGTGAAGGGGTTCCAACCCAAGCCGTACGACAGGCTCGGCGGTGGAGCCAACGTGGTCAGCAAGGGATACACCAAAGGAGACGGCCTCGGCGCGGAGATCGTCGGTACCTTTATCCTTGTTTACACCGTCTTCTCCGCCACTGACGCCAAACGTAGCGCCAGAGACTCGCATGTTCCA ATTTTGGCACCGCTACCAATTGGGTTTGCAGTGTTCTTAGTTCACTTGGCTACCATTCCGATCACCGGCACCGGCATCAACCCTGCTCGGAGTTTGGGAGCTGCCATCATCTACAACAACGAGAAAGCCTGGGATGACCAC TGGATTTTCTGGGTTGGACCGTTCATTGGAGCAGGATTGGCAGCTTTGTACCACCAGGTGGTGATCAGAGCCATACCCTTCAAGTCCAAGTGA
- the LOC111801205 gene encoding probable aquaporin PIP1-4 has translation MEGKEEDVRLGANKFNERQPIGTAAQSQDDAKDYKEPPPAPLFEPEELTSWSFYRAGIAEFFATFLFLYITVLTVMGVVRSNEANGNTCKTVGIQGIAWAFGGMIFALVYCTAGISGGHINPAVTFGLFLARKLSLTRAIFYMVMQCLGAICGAGVVKGFQPKPYNRLGGGANMVSKGYTKGDGLGAEIVGTFILVYTVFSATDAKRSARDSHVPILAPLPIGFAVFLVHLATIPITGTGINPARSLGAAIIYNNDKAWDDHWIFWVGPFIGAALAALYHQVVIRAIPFKSK, from the exons ATGGAAGGGAAGGAAGAGGATGTAAGGCTCGGAGCCAACAAGTTCAACGAGAGGCAGCCGATTGGAACGGCGGCGCAGAGTCAGGACGATGCTAAGGACTATAAGGAGCCACCACCGGCGCCACTGTTCGAGCCAGAGGAGCTGACTTCTTGGTCCTTTTACAGAGCCGGTATCGCGGAGTTCTTTGCCACTTTCCTCTTCCTTTACATCACCGTTTTGACTGTCATGGGCGTCGTCCGGTCCAATGAAGCCAACGGCAACACGTGCAAGACCGTTGGAATTCAGGGCATCGCTTGGGCTTTTGGTGGTATGATTTTTGCGCTGGTTTATTGCACGGCTGGAATCTCCGGTGGACACATCAACCCAGCGGTGacttttgggctttttctaGCGAGGAAGCTGTCGTTGACCAGGGCGATTTTCTACATGGTGATGCAGTGCCTAGGAGCCATCTGCGGCGCCGGGGTTGTAAAGGGCTTCCAACCCAAGCCCTACAATAGGCTCGGCGGTGGTGCTAACATGGTCAGCAAAGGGTACACCAAAGGCGATGGCCTCGGTGCCGAGATTGTCGGCACCTTTATCCTTGTTTACACCGTCTTCTCTGCCACCGATGCCAAACGTAGCGCCAGAGACTCCCACGTTCCC ATCCTAGCCCCGTTACCAATTGGGTTCGCGGTGTTCTTAGTTCACTTGGCCACCATCCCAATCACCGGCACCGGCATCAACCCAGCCCGGAGCTTGGGTGCTGCCATCATCTACAACAATGACAAAGCCTGGGATGATCAC TGGATTTTCTGGGTGGGACCATTCATCGGCGCTGCTCTGGCAGCTCTGTACCACCAAGTTGTGATCAGAGCCATTCCGTTCAAGTCGAAGTGA